From the Gordonia bronchialis DSM 43247 genome, one window contains:
- a CDS encoding SDR family oxidoreductase — MTRIAIIGGHGKIALRLATILSERGDEVTAIIRNPDHEDDVAATGAKPLVADIEKLETAGIASVLSGHDAVVWSAGAGGGDPARTYAVDRDAAIRSIEAAPSAGVTRYVMVSYFGAGPDHGVPEDNSFHAYAEAKAAADTYLKDTTLEWTIVGPSKLTDEPGSGRIAVGGSRTEGSEVSRENVAQVIAEVLHTPGTARQVIEFDDGDTPIADAVRATAS, encoded by the coding sequence ATGACCCGAATCGCCATCATCGGAGGACACGGCAAGATCGCCCTGCGACTCGCGACGATCCTGAGCGAGCGCGGCGACGAGGTGACCGCGATCATCCGCAACCCCGACCATGAGGACGACGTCGCGGCGACCGGGGCCAAACCCCTGGTCGCCGACATCGAGAAGCTGGAGACCGCCGGCATCGCCTCCGTGCTGTCCGGACACGACGCCGTCGTGTGGTCGGCCGGGGCCGGTGGTGGCGATCCGGCCCGCACCTACGCGGTCGATCGCGACGCCGCGATCCGGTCGATCGAGGCGGCGCCGTCGGCCGGCGTGACGCGCTATGTGATGGTGTCGTACTTCGGTGCCGGACCTGACCACGGTGTGCCGGAAGACAATTCGTTCCATGCCTACGCCGAAGCCAAGGCGGCCGCCGACACCTACCTCAAAGACACGACGCTGGAGTGGACCATCGTCGGGCCGAGCAAGCTCACCGACGAACCCGGCTCTGGCCGCATTGCCGTGGGCGGAAGCCGTACCGAGGGCAGCGAGGTGAGTCGCGAAAACGTCGCGCAGGTGATCGCCGAGGTGCTGCACACACCCGGCACCGCCCGTCAGGTGATCGAGTTCGACGACGGGGACACCCCGATCGCCGACGCCGTGCGTGCGACGGCTTCGTGA
- a CDS encoding GlsB/YeaQ/YmgE family stress response membrane protein, with translation MLGLGIIGWIIIGGLAGWIASKIMKTDDQQGILLNIVVGIVGGLLGGWLLSLFGVDVKGGGLIFSFLTCLAGSCILLWIVGLVRGRGRSRV, from the coding sequence ATGCTCGGACTGGGAATCATCGGCTGGATCATCATCGGCGGTCTCGCCGGATGGATCGCCAGCAAGATCATGAAGACCGACGATCAGCAGGGCATTCTCCTGAACATCGTGGTCGGCATCGTCGGCGGTCTGCTCGGCGGTTGGCTGCTCTCGCTGTTCGGGGTGGACGTCAAGGGCGGTGGGTTGATCTTCAGCTTCCTCACCTGTCTGGCCGGGTCGTGCATCCTGCTGTGGATCGTCGGCCTCGTCCGCGGCCGGGGGCGCAGCCGGGTCTGA
- a CDS encoding MarR family winged helix-turn-helix transcriptional regulator, producing MAKEMTVGSGVVSGVGTDVATVYHQLTQINRALRTRGGQGSLSAGVAAALWTIANHSPIRLSTLAQRESVTAPTMSRIVATLEEQGYVERMIDPDDARARLFTATPAGIELLSHARSLRAQLLADAIDRLDADDRDAVHRGLAALAGALDVCDRPRPDS from the coding sequence ATGGCGAAGGAGATGACCGTGGGCAGCGGCGTCGTCAGTGGCGTCGGCACCGACGTGGCCACCGTCTACCACCAGCTCACCCAGATCAACCGCGCGTTGCGCACCCGCGGCGGTCAGGGCAGCCTCAGCGCCGGCGTGGCCGCGGCACTGTGGACCATCGCGAACCACTCCCCGATCCGGTTGTCGACTCTCGCACAACGCGAGTCGGTGACCGCGCCGACGATGTCCCGCATCGTCGCCACCCTCGAGGAACAGGGCTACGTGGAACGCATGATCGACCCCGACGACGCACGTGCCCGGTTGTTCACCGCGACGCCGGCCGGAATCGAATTGCTGAGTCACGCACGCTCACTACGCGCGCAGCTGCTCGCCGATGCCATCGACCGTCTCGACGCCGACGATCGGGACGCCGTCCATCGCGGGCTCGCCGCCCTCGCCGGTGCTCTCGACGTCTGCGACCGTCCCCGGCCGGACAGCTGA
- a CDS encoding MFS transporter — protein MTTTSRTATAPDAPTHDGYKWIALSNTTLGMLIATINSSIVLIALPDIFRGIHLNPLLPENTSYLLWMMMGFLVVTAVLVVSFGRLGDMFGRAEMYNLGFLIFTISSIFLAITWFDGSEAAIWLIFWRVVQGIGGAFLMANSSAILTDAFPADQRGLALGINGVAAIAGSFLGLLVGGVLAPIHWHLIFLVSVPFGVVGTVWAYLKLRDTGVRKRARMDWWGNITFAVGLIAILVGITYGIQPYGDHTMGWMSPMVLSCLIGGALVLTAFVFIETRVASPLFDLHLFANRSFTFGNIANLMSSIGRGGLQFILIIWLQGIWLPQHGYNFEQTPLWSAIYMVPLTIGFLITAPLSGALSDRLGTKWFTTSGMLITAGTFAGLIALSVDFAFPVFAVILFLNGVGMGLFSSPNRAEVMNSLPVDARGSGSGMMTTFQNTAMVLSIGLFFSLMISGLSAHLPATMSAGLTAHGVPAEQASQIAGLPAVAVLFAAFLGYNPVQELLGHHLTGLPPADQSTLTGLDFFPRLISDPFADGLTAAFTFAIVCCVIGAFASLFTGGRRSARMPVAADAQSHDEPLGAELAAVAASAGESPAELIDHPARRPRASHL, from the coding sequence ATGACCACCACATCTCGGACCGCTACCGCGCCCGACGCCCCGACCCACGACGGTTACAAGTGGATCGCCTTGTCCAACACCACCTTGGGCATGCTGATCGCGACGATCAACAGCTCGATCGTCCTGATCGCGCTGCCCGACATCTTCCGCGGCATCCACCTCAATCCACTTCTGCCCGAGAACACCAGTTACCTGCTCTGGATGATGATGGGCTTTCTGGTCGTCACCGCCGTCCTGGTCGTGAGTTTCGGCCGGCTCGGTGACATGTTCGGCCGCGCCGAGATGTACAATCTCGGGTTCCTCATCTTCACCATCTCGTCGATCTTCCTGGCGATCACCTGGTTCGACGGTTCCGAGGCCGCCATCTGGCTCATCTTCTGGCGGGTCGTGCAGGGTATCGGCGGCGCCTTCCTGATGGCCAACAGCTCAGCGATCCTCACCGACGCCTTTCCCGCCGATCAACGCGGCCTCGCACTCGGCATCAACGGAGTGGCGGCCATCGCCGGCTCATTCCTGGGTCTGCTCGTCGGCGGCGTCCTCGCACCGATCCACTGGCACCTGATCTTCCTCGTGTCGGTGCCGTTCGGTGTCGTCGGCACCGTGTGGGCCTATCTCAAACTGCGCGACACCGGAGTTCGCAAGCGCGCCCGCATGGACTGGTGGGGCAACATCACCTTCGCCGTCGGCCTCATCGCGATCCTCGTCGGGATCACCTACGGCATACAGCCTTACGGCGACCACACGATGGGCTGGATGAGCCCGATGGTGTTGAGCTGCCTGATCGGCGGCGCGCTGGTCCTGACGGCGTTCGTGTTCATCGAAACCCGGGTCGCGAGTCCACTTTTCGATCTCCACCTCTTCGCGAACCGCTCGTTCACCTTCGGCAACATCGCGAACCTGATGAGTTCGATCGGACGCGGTGGACTGCAATTCATCCTGATCATCTGGTTGCAGGGAATCTGGTTGCCGCAACACGGATACAACTTCGAGCAGACACCCCTGTGGTCGGCGATCTACATGGTTCCGTTGACGATCGGCTTCCTGATCACCGCACCGTTGTCCGGGGCGTTGTCCGACCGGTTGGGCACCAAGTGGTTCACCACCAGCGGAATGCTCATCACCGCAGGCACGTTCGCGGGGCTCATCGCCCTTTCGGTGGACTTCGCCTTCCCGGTGTTCGCGGTGATCCTGTTCCTCAACGGCGTCGGGATGGGTCTGTTCTCCTCGCCGAACCGGGCCGAGGTGATGAACAGTCTGCCGGTCGACGCCCGCGGCTCGGGTTCGGGCATGATGACGACCTTTCAGAACACCGCCATGGTGCTCTCGATCGGCTTGTTCTTCAGCCTCATGATCAGCGGACTGTCCGCGCATCTGCCCGCCACCATGAGCGCCGGTCTGACCGCGCACGGTGTGCCGGCCGAACAGGCATCTCAGATCGCCGGTCTGCCCGCGGTGGCCGTTCTCTTCGCTGCGTTCCTCGGTTACAACCCGGTGCAGGAACTGCTCGGACACCATTTGACGGGTCTGCCCCCGGCCGATCAGAGCACACTGACCGGGCTGGACTTCTTCCCGCGTTTGATCAGTGATCCGTTCGCCGACGGCCTGACCGCGGCCTTCACCTTCGCCATCGTGTGCTGCGTGATCGGCGCGTTCGCCTCGCTGTTCACCGGCGGGCGCCGCTCCGCCCGGATGCCGGTCGCCGCCGACGCGCAGTCGCACGACGAACCACTCGGCGCCGAACTGGCCGCTGTCGCGGCATCGGCCGGGGAGTCGCCCGCCGAGCTGATCGATCATCCGGCCCGACGCCCGCGAGCGTCACACCTCTGA
- a CDS encoding lipoprotein LpqH, protein MRAVPIVSFVGALGLAVALTACSSDDDSSSATSGATSTTVSASDSAEGGNASVTIGGEAQDLPDKTVYCTEQNGIVNIAIGSGTGGKAIGARVTAGDSPQVEQVGIAATNGITYGWAKGTGGNVTATKDGNTYTLSGELTGVNAANPTAPQTESFELKATCP, encoded by the coding sequence ATGCGAGCAGTACCCATCGTCTCATTCGTCGGCGCTCTCGGCCTTGCCGTCGCGCTCACCGCCTGTAGCTCCGACGATGATTCATCGTCGGCCACATCGGGGGCGACATCGACCACCGTCTCCGCCTCCGACAGCGCGGAGGGCGGTAATGCGTCGGTCACGATCGGCGGCGAGGCCCAGGACCTCCCCGACAAGACCGTGTACTGCACCGAGCAGAACGGCATCGTCAACATCGCCATCGGCTCGGGTACCGGCGGCAAGGCCATCGGCGCCCGGGTTACCGCGGGCGACTCACCCCAGGTGGAGCAGGTCGGAATCGCCGCCACCAACGGCATCACCTATGGCTGGGCCAAGGGCACCGGGGGAAACGTCACGGCCACCAAGGACGGCAACACCTACACTCTCAGCGGTGAGCTGACCGGCGTCAACGCCGCGAATCCGACCGCGCCGCAGACCGAGTCCTTCGAGCTGAAGGCCACCTGTCCCTGA
- a CDS encoding ParA family protein: protein MPTVIATISLKGGVGKTTLTAGLGEFLAAEFGRRVLLVDLDAQTNLTTMMIGADRWLDCNRRRHTVATLFADALDHTTVFDLDASVLRDVSPVEEVTGLDLLPSSLDLIELQEELSARRVLADDHTEAVGLLRKALAPVADRYDVMLIDCPPNVGPFSLNGLAMADAYLIPTIPDVLSTYAIPHIQRQVADFGAEIGRSVVELGVVITKYRASSTLHQETVRRLRRDPSIHNVVPVYLHEANAIGAAAEYAPVATLHAKYGYHGHYEQFRDLTRAIVVEVQGKLE from the coding sequence ATGCCGACGGTGATCGCGACCATCAGCCTGAAGGGAGGCGTGGGCAAGACCACGCTGACCGCCGGGCTCGGTGAGTTCCTCGCCGCCGAGTTCGGCCGGCGGGTGCTGCTCGTCGACCTCGACGCGCAGACCAACCTGACGACGATGATGATCGGCGCCGACCGGTGGCTCGACTGCAACCGGCGGCGCCACACCGTCGCCACCCTGTTCGCCGACGCCCTCGACCACACCACCGTCTTCGATCTCGACGCGTCCGTGCTGCGCGACGTGTCGCCCGTCGAGGAGGTGACCGGGCTCGATCTGCTGCCCTCCTCGCTCGATCTGATCGAACTGCAGGAGGAACTCAGCGCGCGCCGCGTACTGGCCGACGACCACACCGAGGCCGTCGGGCTGTTGCGCAAAGCCCTTGCCCCCGTTGCGGATCGATACGACGTCATGCTGATCGATTGCCCGCCCAACGTCGGTCCGTTCAGCCTCAACGGGCTGGCCATGGCCGACGCGTATCTGATTCCGACAATCCCGGATGTGTTGTCCACGTACGCCATTCCGCACATTCAACGGCAGGTTGCCGACTTCGGCGCCGAAATCGGGCGCAGCGTAGTGGAACTCGGTGTGGTGATCACCAAGTACCGGGCGTCGTCGACGCTGCATCAGGAGACGGTCCGGCGTCTTCGGCGTGATCCGAGCATCCACAACGTCGTGCCGGTGTATCTGCACGAGGCCAACGCCATCGGGGCCGCGGCGGAGTACGCGCCGGTCGCGACCCTGCACGCCAAGTATGGCTATCACGGACACTACGAACAGTTCCGTGACCTCACCCGCGCGATCGTCGTCGAGGTGCAGGGCAAGCTGGAATGA
- a CDS encoding NUDIX hydrolase produces the protein MPIPDFIRDLREHIGHRPLWLSGVSAVVLDDSNRILLTRRVDTGQWAVVSGVLEPGEEPAHAVVREIAEETGVRAEIVRITSVDVTGPITYPNGDVTQYLDLCFLAHHRDGEPHPADDENTDVRWFETDALPDDLAQTSRLRIEKALSGSLEAWFRR, from the coding sequence GTGCCCATACCCGACTTCATCCGCGACCTCCGTGAGCACATCGGTCACCGCCCGCTGTGGCTGTCCGGGGTGAGCGCCGTGGTCCTCGACGACTCCAACCGCATCCTGCTGACCCGGCGGGTCGACACCGGCCAATGGGCGGTCGTCTCCGGCGTTCTCGAACCCGGCGAGGAACCCGCGCATGCCGTCGTCCGCGAGATCGCCGAGGAGACCGGCGTGCGCGCCGAGATCGTGCGGATCACCAGCGTGGACGTCACCGGGCCGATCACCTACCCCAACGGGGACGTCACGCAGTACCTCGACCTGTGTTTCCTCGCGCACCATCGCGACGGCGAGCCGCATCCGGCCGACGACGAGAACACGGATGTGCGCTGGTTCGAGACCGACGCACTGCCCGACGATCTGGCGCAGACCTCGCGATTGCGCATCGAGAAGGCGCTCAGTGGGAGTCTGGAGGCGTGGTTTCGCCGGTGA
- a CDS encoding SRPBCC family protein: protein MSTPNGTHGTISGRDAMRIVRGYAAPIDVVWAAITESDRLARWIGFFTGDPAEGHVQFTMNAEGEENMTPNRYDIRRCEPPRLLEIVTTDDYGSWHLLAELEESQGVTTLTFAQILDDEDPSVIENSGPGWEYYLDRLGATLTGADPDAVNFDDYYPAQREYYRALSARITGETTPPDSH from the coding sequence ATGAGTACGCCCAATGGAACCCACGGCACGATTTCCGGCCGCGACGCGATGCGGATTGTCCGCGGCTACGCGGCTCCGATCGATGTCGTGTGGGCCGCGATCACCGAATCCGACCGGCTCGCGCGGTGGATCGGCTTCTTCACCGGCGACCCGGCCGAGGGACATGTGCAGTTCACCATGAACGCGGAGGGTGAGGAGAACATGACACCCAACCGCTACGACATCCGTCGGTGTGAGCCGCCGCGTCTGCTGGAGATCGTGACCACCGACGACTACGGATCGTGGCACCTGCTCGCCGAACTCGAGGAGTCGCAGGGCGTCACCACCCTGACATTCGCCCAGATCCTCGACGACGAAGACCCGTCGGTCATCGAGAACTCCGGACCCGGGTGGGAGTACTACCTCGACCGGCTCGGCGCAACCCTGACCGGCGCAGACCCGGACGCCGTGAACTTCGACGACTACTACCCGGCTCAGCGCGAGTACTACCGCGCGCTATCGGCCCGGATCACCGGCGAAACCACGCCTCCAGACTCCCACTGA
- a CDS encoding ArsR/SmtB family transcription factor: protein MPANSDVFAAIADPVRRDILRALAAGDPQRVVDLTAAMARTRRISRPAVSRHLRVLGEAGLVAGEDRGRERHYCLEVGPLDVVSGLVAELSGRRRPPIAASALDALDTEVARTRRDHRARLTRHQEISSPTTEETA from the coding sequence ATGCCAGCGAATTCCGACGTCTTCGCCGCGATCGCGGATCCTGTGCGCCGGGACATCCTGCGGGCGTTGGCCGCGGGCGACCCGCAACGGGTGGTCGATCTCACCGCCGCGATGGCACGGACGCGTCGGATCTCGCGGCCCGCCGTCAGTCGCCATCTGCGCGTGCTGGGGGAGGCCGGGCTGGTGGCCGGCGAGGATCGCGGACGCGAACGCCACTATTGCCTCGAGGTGGGCCCGTTGGACGTCGTGTCGGGTCTCGTCGCCGAACTGTCCGGCCGTCGGCGCCCGCCGATCGCGGCGTCGGCGCTGGATGCCCTCGACACCGAGGTCGCCCGTACGCGCCGCGATCATCGCGCCAGATTGACTCGGCACCAAGAGATCTCGAGCCCAACAACGGAGGAGACGGCATGA
- a CDS encoding NADP-dependent oxidoreductase has product MTLSTHIVATAYGDPTEVLSAVEAELPSPGPGQVAVEVRAAGVNPMDLKIVTGFMGTDESKLPRRLGLEVAGVVTAIGDGVEPAVGDEVIVYPAAGGYTDRLIAEASSVHTKPTELDFEHAAGLLLVGGTAADLVATAGVGSGDVVLIHGGAGAVGTIAVQLAVRAGASVIATASPANHTFLAGLGAVPVAYGPGLLDRVTDAATGPVTASVDTVGTDEAIDTSLALHAADRIVSIAAFGRADDGIVLLDGSTADSKRHRSDAAAGLIADAASGTLVTEVAKTFDLRDAGQALGELGRSHPRGKFILLP; this is encoded by the coding sequence ATGACCCTTTCCACGCACATCGTGGCCACCGCCTACGGCGACCCCACCGAAGTCCTGTCCGCCGTCGAGGCCGAGTTGCCGTCGCCGGGACCGGGACAGGTCGCCGTCGAGGTGCGGGCGGCGGGCGTCAATCCGATGGACCTCAAGATCGTCACCGGATTCATGGGCACCGACGAATCCAAGCTCCCGCGGCGGCTCGGCCTCGAGGTCGCCGGGGTGGTCACCGCGATCGGTGACGGTGTCGAGCCGGCCGTCGGCGACGAGGTCATCGTGTATCCCGCGGCCGGCGGTTACACCGACCGGCTCATCGCCGAAGCCTCGTCGGTGCACACCAAACCCACCGAGCTCGACTTCGAGCATGCCGCCGGCCTGCTACTGGTCGGCGGTACCGCGGCCGATCTGGTCGCGACCGCGGGTGTCGGTTCCGGCGACGTGGTGCTGATCCACGGGGGTGCCGGCGCCGTGGGGACCATCGCCGTTCAGCTCGCGGTCCGCGCCGGGGCCTCGGTCATCGCCACCGCGTCTCCTGCGAATCACACATTCCTGGCCGGCCTGGGTGCCGTCCCCGTCGCCTACGGTCCCGGACTGCTCGACCGCGTCACCGATGCCGCGACCGGCCCGGTCACGGCGTCGGTGGACACCGTCGGCACCGACGAGGCCATCGACACCTCGCTCGCCTTGCATGCGGCCGACCGCATCGTCAGCATCGCCGCCTTCGGCCGCGCCGACGACGGCATCGTCCTGCTCGACGGCAGCACCGCCGACAGCAAACGACACCGCTCCGACGCCGCCGCCGGCCTCATCGCCGACGCCGCGAGTGGCACCCTGGTCACCGAGGTGGCCAAGACCTTCGATCTGCGTGATGCCGGCCAAGCGCTCGGCGAACTCGGCCGATCACATCCGCGCGGCAAGTTCATCCTCCTCCCCTGA
- a CDS encoding aldo/keto reductase: MAVPTITLNNGVQIPQLGFGVFQIPPEDTKDATLTALDVGYRHIDTAEMYGNEKGVGEAVRESGIPRDEVFITSKLNNGFHAYDDALRAADQTLADLGVDAVDLFLIHWPLPDVGDFVETWRALEKFHQDGKARAIGVSNFQQAHLQRLFDETDTVPTVNQIEVHPYLSQNPLRAFNSEHGIATEAWSPIAQGDVLDDPVLGKIAGEKGKTVAQVTLRWHIQRGDIVFPKSVTRSRVQENFELFDFELSPEDVAAIEGLNKDRRRGPDPDTFNYIPEK, encoded by the coding sequence ATGGCAGTCCCCACAATCACTCTCAACAACGGTGTGCAGATTCCCCAGCTCGGATTCGGTGTCTTCCAGATCCCACCGGAAGACACCAAGGACGCCACCCTGACCGCCCTGGATGTCGGGTATCGCCACATCGACACCGCCGAGATGTACGGCAACGAGAAGGGTGTCGGTGAAGCCGTCCGCGAGTCCGGCATCCCGCGCGACGAGGTGTTCATCACCAGCAAGCTCAACAACGGCTTCCACGCCTACGACGACGCTCTGCGGGCCGCGGACCAGACCCTGGCCGACCTCGGCGTCGACGCCGTCGATCTCTTCCTCATCCACTGGCCGCTGCCCGACGTCGGCGACTTCGTCGAAACCTGGCGAGCCCTGGAGAAGTTCCATCAAGACGGCAAGGCCCGCGCGATCGGCGTCTCCAACTTCCAGCAGGCCCACCTGCAGCGACTGTTCGACGAGACCGACACCGTACCGACCGTCAACCAGATCGAGGTACATCCGTACCTGTCACAGAATCCGTTGCGCGCGTTCAACTCCGAGCACGGCATCGCCACCGAGGCGTGGTCGCCGATCGCACAGGGCGACGTACTCGACGACCCGGTACTCGGCAAGATCGCCGGCGAGAAGGGCAAGACGGTCGCACAGGTGACTCTCCGCTGGCACATCCAGCGCGGCGACATCGTCTTCCCCAAATCGGTCACCCGCTCGCGGGTGCAGGAGAACTTCGAGCTCTTCGATTTCGAGTTGTCACCCGAGGACGTGGCCGCCATCGAGGGTCTGAACAAGGATCGTCGCCGCGGGCCCGACCCCGACACCTTCAACTACATTCCGGAGAAGTGA
- a CDS encoding aminotransferase class I/II-fold pyridoxal phosphate-dependent enzyme — translation MKISRRAQRVAPFYAMEFAKKAGALDAAGHDVIRLNIGEPDFGAPPAFLAAARELTDGRPLAYTDALGTAALREAIAGFYSTHFGAEVDPGQVAVTSGASAALLLTCAALIDPGDGVIIGDPSYPCNRQFAESFGADVSLVPTTPAGRFQLTGELVDDAWTANTRGVIVASPSNPTGTSVPYADLVDLCGRVSARGGWNLVDEIYLGLADPGPDGHPPRSVLATPGSFHADTVVINSFSKYFGMTGWRLGWAILPPDLVEVAERLAQNFYVCPPTPAQLAALSCFTPESLAVTEDRRRELRNRRRLVLDGLTRIGLPVPVEPDGAFYVYVDVSGSGLGSAEFCDQALARAHVALTPGMDFGVATADDHIRLSYAASTAELAEALDRLEGFVAGLPG, via the coding sequence ATGAAGATCTCCCGCCGGGCCCAGCGCGTCGCTCCGTTCTACGCGATGGAATTCGCGAAGAAGGCCGGTGCCCTCGACGCGGCCGGTCACGACGTCATCCGGCTCAACATCGGCGAACCCGACTTCGGCGCACCACCCGCCTTCCTCGCCGCCGCGCGCGAACTCACCGATGGACGCCCGCTGGCCTACACCGACGCGCTGGGCACTGCGGCACTACGCGAAGCCATCGCGGGCTTCTACTCGACGCACTTCGGCGCCGAGGTCGATCCGGGTCAGGTCGCCGTCACCTCCGGTGCCTCCGCCGCGCTGCTGCTGACCTGCGCGGCGCTGATCGATCCCGGCGACGGAGTCATCATCGGGGACCCCTCCTACCCCTGCAACCGGCAGTTCGCGGAGAGCTTCGGCGCCGACGTCTCGTTGGTCCCGACCACCCCGGCCGGCCGCTTCCAGCTCACCGGAGAGCTCGTCGACGACGCGTGGACGGCGAACACCCGCGGCGTCATCGTCGCCTCACCGTCGAATCCGACCGGTACGTCGGTGCCCTACGCCGATCTCGTCGACCTCTGCGGCCGGGTGTCCGCACGCGGCGGGTGGAATCTCGTCGACGAGATCTACCTCGGACTCGCCGACCCGGGACCCGACGGTCACCCGCCACGCTCCGTACTCGCCACGCCCGGGAGCTTCCACGCGGACACCGTTGTCATCAACAGTTTTTCGAAGTACTTCGGTATGACCGGCTGGCGGTTGGGCTGGGCCATCCTGCCGCCGGATCTCGTCGAGGTCGCCGAGCGTCTGGCCCAGAACTTCTACGTCTGTCCACCCACGCCCGCGCAGCTGGCCGCACTGAGTTGCTTCACGCCGGAATCGCTCGCCGTCACCGAGGACCGCCGCCGCGAGTTGCGCAACCGGCGCCGCCTCGTCCTCGACGGACTCACCCGCATCGGGTTGCCCGTACCGGTGGAACCCGACGGCGCGTTTTACGTCTACGTGGATGTGTCGGGCTCGGGCCTCGGGTCGGCGGAGTTCTGCGATCAGGCGCTGGCCCGTGCGCATGTGGCACTCACGCCCGGTATGGACTTCGGGGTCGCCACCGCCGACGACCACATCCGGCTGTCGTATGCCGCGTCGACCGCCGAGCTCGCCGAGGCGCTCGATCGGCTGGAAGGTTTCGTTGCCGGCCTGCCCGGGTGA
- a CDS encoding serine hydrolase domain-containing protein gives MSTPSIDPATISAAANEVVGSASDGGRLPGVVAGITTDTETIYLGHSGVRALDRDQPMTADTVFAIFSTTKAITGTAVLQLVDQGLLDLAAPAREYVPAIAELEVIDGFAEDGTPQLRAPASDITTHQLLTHTAGFGYDFFNETYCRLAREHGQPGIIEATRAALRTPLLFDPGTQWEYGSNLDWAGQVVEAVSGQRLGDYMSEHIFSPLGMSDSSFELSADTRDRRATMHHRLPDGSLKPNHAWALPADPEVHMGGHGLYSTVGDYLKFMRMWLCDGTSDSGEQVLRAETVAMAERNHLGDLHVTKLPGVIPAISNDAEFFPGLSKSWSYTFMVNDEDAPTGRPAGSLAWAGLANLYYWIDRRTKIGGYWATQLLPFADAVSLGGYLEFETAVYRALAG, from the coding sequence ATGAGTACACCGAGCATCGATCCCGCCACGATCTCCGCCGCCGCGAACGAAGTGGTGGGCTCCGCGTCGGACGGCGGCCGGTTGCCGGGGGTGGTCGCCGGCATCACCACCGACACCGAGACCATCTACCTCGGCCATTCGGGTGTGCGTGCGCTCGACCGGGACCAGCCGATGACCGCCGACACGGTCTTCGCGATCTTCTCCACCACCAAGGCCATCACCGGCACCGCGGTGCTGCAACTGGTGGACCAGGGCCTGCTCGATCTGGCGGCCCCGGCCCGCGAGTACGTACCCGCGATCGCCGAACTCGAGGTCATCGACGGCTTCGCCGAGGACGGCACACCGCAGCTGCGGGCGCCGGCATCGGATATCACCACCCACCAACTCCTTACGCACACAGCCGGTTTCGGTTACGACTTCTTCAACGAGACCTACTGCCGCCTCGCCAGAGAGCACGGTCAGCCGGGCATCATCGAGGCGACGCGAGCGGCCCTGCGCACACCGCTGCTGTTCGATCCGGGCACACAGTGGGAGTACGGCAGCAACCTCGACTGGGCCGGGCAGGTGGTGGAGGCCGTCAGTGGGCAGCGTCTCGGCGACTACATGAGCGAGCACATTTTCAGCCCGCTCGGCATGTCCGACAGTTCGTTCGAGCTGTCCGCCGACACCCGGGACCGGCGCGCGACCATGCATCACCGACTGCCCGACGGCTCCCTCAAGCCGAATCATGCATGGGCTCTGCCGGCCGACCCCGAGGTCCACATGGGTGGTCACGGTCTGTACTCGACCGTCGGCGACTACCTGAAGTTCATGCGGATGTGGCTGTGCGACGGCACCTCCGACTCCGGTGAGCAGGTGCTGCGCGCGGAAACGGTCGCGATGGCCGAGCGCAATCACCTCGGCGATCTGCATGTGACGAAGCTGCCCGGCGTCATCCCGGCGATCTCCAACGACGCGGAGTTCTTCCCCGGACTGTCCAAGAGCTGGTCCTACACCTTCATGGTCAACGACGAGGACGCTCCGACCGGGCGTCCGGCCGGGTCCCTCGCCTGGGCCGGACTGGCCAATCTGTACTACTGGATCGATCGGCGCACCAAGATCGGTGGCTACTGGGCCACCCAACTGCTGCCGTTCGCCGACGCGGTGTCGCTGGGCGGTTACCTCGAGTTCGAGACGGCCGTTTACCGCGCCCTCGCCGGCTGA